The Bos taurus isolate L1 Dominette 01449 registration number 42190680 breed Hereford chromosome 18, ARS-UCD2.0, whole genome shotgun sequence genome has a window encoding:
- the GAPDHS gene encoding glyceraldehyde-3-phosphate dehydrogenase, testis-specific, which yields MSKRDIVLTNVTVVQLLRQPCPEPRVEAEPEPPAQPQPQPEPIKEEVPPPPPPPPAPKKVRELIVGINGFGRIGRLVLRACMEKGVKVVAVNDPFIDLEYMVYMFKYDSTHGRYKGNVEHKKGQLVVDNNEISVFQCKQPKEIPWKSVGSPFVVEATGVYLSLEETKAHIEAGAQRVVICAPSPDAPMFVMGVNEKEYNPSSMKIVSNASCTTNCLAPLAKVIHERFGILEGLMTTVHSYTATQKTVDGPSKKAWRDGRGAHQNIIPASTGAAKAVGKVIPDLKGKLTGMAFRVPTPDVSVVDLTCRLAQPTPYSAIKDAIKAAAKGPMAGILAYTEDEVVSTDFLSDTHSSIFDAKAGIALNDNFVKLISWYDNEYGYSNRVVDLVRYMFSRDK from the exons ATGTCGAAACGCGACATCGTCCTCACCAATGTCACCGTTGTCCAGCTGCTGCGACAGCCGTGCCCTG AGCCCAGGGTTGAAGCAGAGCCTGAGCCCccggcccagccccagccccagccggAGCCAATCAAGGAGGAAGTCCCACCACCTCCACCGCCCCCTCCTGCACCTAAGAAGGTTCGGGAGCTGATAGTTGGCATCAATGG ATTCGGACGCATCGGTCGTCTAGTGCTGCGTGCCTGCATGGAGAAGGGCGTTAAGGTGGTAGCAGTGAACGACCCATTCATTGACCTGGAATATATG gtgTATATGTTTAAGTATGACTCCACCCATGGTCGATACAAGGGGAACGTGGAACACAAGAAAGGACAACTGGTCGTCGATAACAATGAGATCAGTGTCTTCCAGTG CAAGCAGCCCAAAGAAATCCCCTGGAAGTCTGTCGGGAGCCCCTTTGTGGTGGAGGCCACCGGTGTGTACCTGTCCTTAGAGGAAACTAAG GCCCACATCGAGGCAGGTGCCCAGCGTGTGGTCATCTGTGCGCCCTCTCCAGATGCACCCATGTTTGTCATGGGGGTGAACGAAAAGGAATATAACCCCAGCTCCATGAAAATCGTCAG CAATGCATCCTGCACCACCAACTGCCTGGCCCCCCTCGCCAAGGTCATCCATGAACGATTTGGGATTCTGGAAGGGCTGATG ACCACAGTCCATTCCTACACGGCCACCCAGAAGACAGTGGATGGGCCATCGAAGAAAGCCTGGCGAGACGGACGGGGCGCCCACCAGAACATCATCCCAGCCTCCACGGGGGCTGCTAAGGCCGTGGGCAAAGTCATCCCAGACCTCAAAGG gaagcTGACAGGAATGGCATTCCGAGTGCCAACCCCAGACGTGTCTGTGGTGGACCTGACCTGCCGCCTGGCCCAGCCTACCCCATACTCAGCCATCAAGGACGCCATCAAAGCAGCAGCCAAGGGGCCCATGGCTGGCATCCTTGCCTACACGGAAGATGAG GTCGTGTCCACGGACTTCCTTAGCGATACCCACTCGTCTATCTTCGATGCTAAGGCCGGCATCGCGCTCAACGACAATTTCGTGAAGCTCATTTCCTG gtaCGACAATGAATATGGCTACAGTAACCGAGTGGTGGACCTCGTCCGCTACATGTTCAGCAGAGACAAGTGA
- the GAPDHS gene encoding glyceraldehyde-3-phosphate dehydrogenase, testis-specific isoform X1 encodes MSKRDIVLTNVTVVQLLRQPCPVTRAPPPPEPRVEAEPEPPAQPQPQPEPIKEEVPPPPPPPPAPKKVRELIVGINGFGRIGRLVLRACMEKGVKVVAVNDPFIDLEYMVYMFKYDSTHGRYKGNVEHKKGQLVVDNNEISVFQCKQPKEIPWKSVGSPFVVEATGVYLSLEETKAHIEAGAQRVVICAPSPDAPMFVMGVNEKEYNPSSMKIVSNASCTTNCLAPLAKVIHERFGILEGLMTTVHSYTATQKTVDGPSKKAWRDGRGAHQNIIPASTGAAKAVGKVIPDLKGKLTGMAFRVPTPDVSVVDLTCRLAQPTPYSAIKDAIKAAAKGPMAGILAYTEDEVVSTDFLSDTHSSIFDAKAGIALNDNFVKLISWYDNEYGYSNRVVDLVRYMFSRDK; translated from the exons ATGTCGAAACGCGACATCGTCCTCACCAATGTCACCGTTGTCCAGCTGCTGCGACAGCCGTGCCCTG TAACCAGAGCACCGCCCCCACCAGAGCCCAGGGTTGAAGCAGAGCCTGAGCCCccggcccagccccagccccagccggAGCCAATCAAGGAGGAAGTCCCACCACCTCCACCGCCCCCTCCTGCACCTAAGAAGGTTCGGGAGCTGATAGTTGGCATCAATGG ATTCGGACGCATCGGTCGTCTAGTGCTGCGTGCCTGCATGGAGAAGGGCGTTAAGGTGGTAGCAGTGAACGACCCATTCATTGACCTGGAATATATG gtgTATATGTTTAAGTATGACTCCACCCATGGTCGATACAAGGGGAACGTGGAACACAAGAAAGGACAACTGGTCGTCGATAACAATGAGATCAGTGTCTTCCAGTG CAAGCAGCCCAAAGAAATCCCCTGGAAGTCTGTCGGGAGCCCCTTTGTGGTGGAGGCCACCGGTGTGTACCTGTCCTTAGAGGAAACTAAG GCCCACATCGAGGCAGGTGCCCAGCGTGTGGTCATCTGTGCGCCCTCTCCAGATGCACCCATGTTTGTCATGGGGGTGAACGAAAAGGAATATAACCCCAGCTCCATGAAAATCGTCAG CAATGCATCCTGCACCACCAACTGCCTGGCCCCCCTCGCCAAGGTCATCCATGAACGATTTGGGATTCTGGAAGGGCTGATG ACCACAGTCCATTCCTACACGGCCACCCAGAAGACAGTGGATGGGCCATCGAAGAAAGCCTGGCGAGACGGACGGGGCGCCCACCAGAACATCATCCCAGCCTCCACGGGGGCTGCTAAGGCCGTGGGCAAAGTCATCCCAGACCTCAAAGG gaagcTGACAGGAATGGCATTCCGAGTGCCAACCCCAGACGTGTCTGTGGTGGACCTGACCTGCCGCCTGGCCCAGCCTACCCCATACTCAGCCATCAAGGACGCCATCAAAGCAGCAGCCAAGGGGCCCATGGCTGGCATCCTTGCCTACACGGAAGATGAG GTCGTGTCCACGGACTTCCTTAGCGATACCCACTCGTCTATCTTCGATGCTAAGGCCGGCATCGCGCTCAACGACAATTTCGTGAAGCTCATTTCCTG gtaCGACAATGAATATGGCTACAGTAACCGAGTGGTGGACCTCGTCCGCTACATGTTCAGCAGAGACAAGTGA
- the DMKN gene encoding dermokine isoform X1, producing the protein MKLKGSLACLLLFLLLGSGEASPLQSGEENTREEVGEAIGHGVGEALGDVLGEAAIHGIEKAIGQGTGKTEGLGIREARDPHLGDALAHKLKEASHALKNTGSEADRQAENIIGHGVDPAHKSWQGTPGSNGAWGTNGQPPSGGHGIPGSQGSSGGPGDTQDQVFSGGSGGSFGANAQGGSWGQGGHRGAFNLGANSQGTSPQPGSVRSNNNRNTECTTPPGSGGSSGNSGGSSSSGSSTNGGGSSGGSNGGSNGSTSSNSGSSNGGGSSNSGGSNGGGSNGGGSSNGGGSNAGSSGSSGSSSDTRNSDHGGSSQGYNPSPSSGSRVGSGVRNKPECDNPHVSGGSGGQGQGSSGEGEAVSGINTLNSQTSSESFNFDTFWKNFKSKLGFINWDALNKGQAPPPSTRALLYFRRLWEDFKHNTPFLNWKVITEGEDLPSLQKRAGGAGQNYNYNQQGPPAALGGQYPAKTPAKGGVTVSSSASRTYPGLLQWVKFW; encoded by the exons ATGAAGCTAAAGGGGTCTCTGGCCTGCCTCCTGCTGTTCCTGCTCCTGGGCAGTGGGGAGGCTAGCCCGCTGCAGAGTGGAGaggagaacaccagagaagaaGTTGGGGAAGCCATTGGACACGGGGTGGGAGAGGCCTTGGGAGACGTGCTGGGAGAAGCTGCCATCCACGGAATCGAGAAGGCCATTGGCCAAGGTACTGGAAAGACAGAGGGCTTGGGAATCAGGGAGGCCAGGGACCCCCACTTGGGGGATGCTCTTGCCCACAAGCTTAAGGAAGCGAGCCACGCTCTTAAAAACACTGGGAGTGAGGCCGACAGACAGGCTGAGAATATCATCGGACACGGAGTGGACCCTGCCCACAAGTCCTGGCAGGGGACGCCCGGCAGCAACGGAGCTTGG GGAACCAATGGGCAGCCTCCATCCGGAGGCCATGGCATTCCTGGCTCTCAGGGCAgctctggaggcccaggggaCACCCAGGACCAGGTGTTCTCTGGAGGCTCAGGTGGAAGCTTTGGAGCTAATGCTCAGGGAGGCTCCTGGGGCCAGGGAGGCCACAGAGGGGCATTCAACTTGGGGGCCAACTCTCAG GGAACCTCGCCCCAACCTGGTTCAGTGAgaagcaacaacaacagaaatacaGAA TGCACCACCCCCCCTGGCTCAGGTGGAAGCTCTGGCAACTCTGGG ggaagcagcagcagtggctccaGCACTAATGGTGGCGGCAGCAGTGGCGGCAGCAATGGCGGCAGCAATGGAAGCACCAGCAGTAACAGTGGAAGCAGCAATGGCGGCGGCAGCAGTAACAGTGGAGGCAGCAATGGCGGCGGCAGCAATGGCGGCGGCAGCAGTAACGGTGGAGGCAGCAATGCAGGCAGCAGCGGCAGCTCTGGGTCCAGCTCG GACACTAGAAATTCTGATCATGGTGGCTCCTCCCAG GGATACAATCCCAGCCCCTCCTCGGGGAGCAGAGTTGGAAGTGGTGTCAGAAACAAACCCGAG TGTGACAACCCGCACGTGTCCGGGGGATCTGGGGGTCAG gggcagGGCTCCAGTGGAGAAGGCGAAGCTGTCAGTGGAATCAACACCTTG AACTCTCAGACATCTTCTGAGTCCTTCAACTTCGACACTTTCTGGAAG aattTTAAATCCAAGCTGGGCTTCATTAACTGGGATGCCTTAAACAAG GGCCAAGCCCCACCCCCCAGCACTCGTGCTCTCCTCTACTTCAGGCGGCTTTGGGAG gATTTCAAACACAACACTCCTTTCTTGAACTGGAAAGTCATTACTGAG GGCGAGGACTTGCCATCACTTCAGAAGAGGGCAGGTGGGGCTGGCCAG
- the SBSN gene encoding suprabasin precursor, translating into MHLASLLSSCSLLLLLGALPGWAANNDPIEKVIEGINRGLSSAEREVGKALEGINNGITQAGREVEKVFNGLSSMGNQAGKELEKGVQGLNRGLDKVAHGINNGVGHTGKEAEKLAHGVNHAAGQVGKEADTVIQGVPHGVNQAGSDAGRFGQGAHHATGQAGKEAEKFGQGAHHAAGQFGNEAEKFGQGAHHAAGQFGNEAEKFGQGVHHAAGQFGNEAEKFGQGVHHAAGQAGKEGEKIVQGVQHGVNQAGKEAEKFGQGVHHGAGQFGNEAEKFGQGVHHAAGQAGKEGEKIVQGVQHGVNQAGKEAEKFGQGVHHGAGQFGNEAEKFGQGVHHAAGQAGKEGEKIVQGVQHGVNQAGKEAEKFGKDVHYAAGQAGKEGEKIVQGVQHGVNQAGKEAEKFGQGVHHAAGQFGKEAEKFGQGAHHAAEQAGKQAGKVAQGVHDGVNQAGKEAEKLGHGVNHAAGQAGKEAEKLGQGVHHAAGQAGKQEDRLQQNVHNGVNQAGKEANQLLNDGHPGGSTTQHGGAATTTLTSGASVNKPFMALSVLWKSVTSIIP; encoded by the exons ATGCATCTTgccagtttgctcagctcctgcTCCCTCCTGCTGCTACTGGGGGCTCTGCCTGGATGGGCGGCCAACAATGATCCCATTGAGAAGGTCATTGAAGGGATCAACCGAGGGCTGAGCAGTGCAGAGAGAGAAGTGGGCAAGGCCCTGGAAGGCATCAACAATGGAATCACTCAAGCTGGAAGGGAAGTGGAGAAAGTTTTTAATGGACTCAGCAGCATGGGGAACCAGGCCGGCAAGGAGCTGGAGAAGGGTGTCCAGGGGCTCAACCGTGGCTTGGACAAGGTAGCCCATGGAATCAACAATGGCGTCGGACATAcaggaaaggaagcagagaagcTTGCCCATGGGGTCAACCACGCTGCCGGACAGGTTGGGAAGGAGGCAGACACAGTGATTCAGGGGGTCCCTCATGGGGTCAACCAGGCGGGAAGTGATGCAGGGAGGTTTGGCCAGGGGGCCCACCATGCCACTGGGCAGGCTGGGAAAGAGGCAGAGAAGTTTGGTCAGGGGGCCCACCATGCCGCTGGGCAGTTTGGGAACGAGGCAGAGAAGTTTGGTCAGGGGGCCCACCATGCCGCTGGGCAGTTTGGGAACGAGGCAGAGAAGTTTGGGCAGGGGGTCCATCATGCGGCTGGGCAGTTTGGGAATGAGGCAGAGAAGTTTGGGCAGGGGGTCCACCATGCTGCCGGGCAGGctgggaaagagggagaaaaaatagTCCAGGGGGTCCAACATGGAGTGAATCAGgctgggaaggaggcagagaagtTTGGGCAGGGGGTCCACCATGGTGCTGGGCAGTTTGGGAATGAGGCAGAGAAGTTTGGTCAAGGAGTCCACCATGCTGCCGGGCAGGctgggaaagagggagaaaaaatagTCCAGGGGGTCCAACATGGAGTGAATCAGgctgggaaggaggcagagaagtTTGGGCAGGGGGTCCACCATGGTGCTGGGCAGTTTGGGAATGAGGCAGAGAAGTTTGGTCAAGGAGTCCACCATGCTGCCGGGCAGGctgggaaagagggagaaaaaatagTCCAGGGGGTCCAACATGGAGTGAATCAGgctgggaaggaggcagagaagtTTGGCAAGGATGTTCATTATGCTGCCGGGCAGGctgggaaagagggagaaaaaatagTCCAGGGGGTCCAACATGGAGTGAATCAGgctgggaaggaggcagagaagtTTGGGCAGGGGGTCCACCATGCCGCTGGGCAGTttgggaaggaggcagagaagtTTGGGCAGGGGGCCCACCACGCCGCTGAACAGGCCGGAAAGCAGGCGGGTAAAGTGGCTCAAGGGGTCCATGATGGGGTCAACCAGGCCGGCAAGGAGGCAGAGAAATTGGGCCATGGGGTCAACCACGCTGCTGGCCAGGCTGGAAAGGAAGCGGAGAAACTTGGCCAAGGTGTCCACCATGCTGCAGGCCAGGCCGGGAAGCAGGAGGACAGGTTGCAGCAGAATGTTCATAATGGGGTCAACCAAGCCGGCAAGGAGGCCAACCAGCTGCTGAAT GACGGTCATCCAGGCGGATCCACCACCCAGCACGGAGGGGCCGCAACCACAACCTTAACATCTGGA GCTTCGGTCAACAAGCCCTTCATGGCCTTGTCAGTCCTGTGGAAG AGCGTCACCAGCATCATTCCCTAA